A single window of Oreochromis aureus strain Israel breed Guangdong linkage group 7, ZZ_aureus, whole genome shotgun sequence DNA harbors:
- the LOC116318290 gene encoding arylsulfatase A-like produces MGSSRFAFFGILLLCTCSASPPNFVLLFADDLGFGDLGCYGHPSSLTPNLDRLAAEGLRFTDFYSTCPVCSPSRASLLTGRYQTRSGIYPGVLYPGSIGGLPLNETTIAEVLKPLGYATAVIGKWHLGLGHNGKFLPTKQGFDHFLGIPYCHDMGPCKNLTCFPPDIKCYGVCNINTVTVPLMQNEVIKQQPVNFLDLERSYSDFATNFITTSVEKKQPFFLYYPSHHTHYPQYAGIGAAGRSLRGPFGDSLLEFDNTVGHLMATLERTRVINNTLVFFTSDNGPELMRMSRGGNAGPLKCGKGTTYEGGMREPAIAYWPGIIKPGVTHEMASTLDILPTLARLAGAKLPPVMLDGVDMTDILVKQGKSKREAMMFYPVDPSEKYGLFAVRLGKYKAHFYTQGAFHSSTTPDKDCPETAVLKAHNPPLIFDLEADPCEHYALPVDTPDIQTVLEQIKSVKEQFESSMVFGESQVGKGTDPNLRPCCNPECSPKPSCCHC; encoded by the exons ATGGGATCCAGCCGCTTCGCCTTTTTCGGTATTTTACTTTTGTGCACCTGCTCGGCTTCACCGCCGAATTTCGTCCTGCTCTTCGCTGACGATTTAGGTTTCGGGGACTTGGGCTGTTATGGACATCCTAGTTCACTCACTCCCAACCTGGACCGCCTTGCAGCTGAAGGACTCCGATTCACAGATTTTTACAGCACCTGCCCCGTGTGCAGCCCGTCCAG GGCATCATTGTTGACAGGTCGCTATCAGACCCGGTCAGGAATCTACCCAGGCGTGTTGTACCCAGGATCTATAGGTGGTCTTCCTCTGAATGAGACCACCATCGCTGAAGTTTTAAAGCCCCTGGGCTATGCTACAGCAGTGATAGGAAAGTGGCACTTAGGGCTTGGACACAATGGCAAGTTTCTCCCAACTAAACAGGGCTTTGACCATTTCCTGGGGATCCCATACTGCCACGACATG GGCCCCTGTAAGAATCTGACTTGTTTCCCTCCAGATATAAAGTGTTATGGAGTGTGTAATATTAACACCGTTACTGTCCCGCTAATGCAAAATGAGGTCATCAAGCAACAACCAGTCAACTTCCTGGATCTGGAGAGGAGTTACAGTGACTTTGCAACAAACTTCATAACCACATCGGTTGAGAAAAAACAACCATTCTTCCTCTACTATCCATCACAT CACACCCACTACCCCCAGTATGCCGGTATTGGGGCAGCTGGCCGATCTTTAAGGGGTCCGTTCGGGGATTCCCTGTTGGAGTTTGACAATACTGTAGGCCACCTGATGGCAACTCTGGAGAGGACAAGAGTGATCAACAACACATTGGTCTTCTTTACATCAGACAATGG GCCTGAACTAATGCGTATGTCCCGTGGAGGCAACGCTGGTCCTCTGAAATGTGGCAAAGGTACCACATATGAGGGAGGCATGAGAGAACCTGCCATCGCCTACTGGCCGGGGATCATCAAGCCAG GTGTTACTCATGAGATGGCCAGCACTCTAGATATCCTCCCCACATTGGCGCGCCTGGCAGGGGCTAAACTACCACCGGTGATGCTGGATGGGGTCGATATGACGGATATCCTTGTTAAACAAGGAAAG agcaAAAGGGAAGCCATGATGTTCTACCCTGTAGATCCCAGTGAAAAATATGGCCTCTTTGCTGTAAGGCTGGGGAAGTACAAGGCTCACTTCTATACACAAG GTGCTTTCCACAGCAGTACTACACCAGACAAAGACTGCCCAGAAACAGCAGTCCTCAAGGCTCACAACCCTCCTCTGATATTTGATCTGGAGGCTGACCCATGTGAGCATTATGCTCTGCCAGTAGATACACCTGACATCCAAACTGTGCTGGAACAGATCAAGAGTGTTAAGGAGCAATTTGAATCCTCCATGGTGTTTGGAGAGAGCCAAGTGGGAAAAGGAACAGACCCCAACCTCAGGCCGTGCTGCAACCCTGAGTGTAGCCCCAAACCTAGCTGCTGTCATTGTTGA
- the LOC116318289 gene encoding arylsulfatase A-like, whose protein sequence is MGSSRFAFFVILLLCTCSASPPNFVLLFADDLGFGDLGCYGHPSSLTPNLDRLAAEGLRFTDFYSTCPVCSPSRASLLTGRYQTRSGIYPGVLYPGSIGGLPLNETTIAEVLKPLGYATAAIGKWHLGLGHNGMFLPTKQGFDHFLGIPYSHDMGPCKNLTCFPPDVKCYGLCDINTVTVPLMQNEVIKQQPVNFLDLERSYSDFAANFITTSVEKKQPFFLYYPSHHTHYPQYAGIGAAGRSLRGPFGDSLLEFDNTVGHLMATLERTGVINNTLVFFTSDNGPELMRMSRGGNAGPLKCGKGTTYEGGMREPAIAYWPGIIKPGVTHEMASTLDILPTLARLAGAKLPPVMLDGVDMTDILVKQGKSKREAMMFYPVDPSEKYGLFAVRLGKYKAHFYTQGAFHSSTTPDKDCPETAVLKAHNPPLIFDLEADPCEHYALPVDTPDIQTVLEQIKSVKEQFESSMVFGESQVGKGTDPNLRPCCNPECSPKPSCCHC, encoded by the exons ATGGGATCCAGCCGCTTCGCCTTTTTCGTTATTTTACTTTTGTGCACCTGCTCGGCTTCACCGCCGAATTTCGTCCTCCTCTTCGCTGACGATTTAGGTTTCGGGGACTTGGGCTGTTATGGACATCCTAGTTCACTCACTCCCAACCTGGACCGCCTTGCAGCTGAAGGACTCCGATTCACAGATTTTTACAGCACCTGCCCCGTGTGCAGCCCGTCCAG GGCATCACTGTTGACAGGTCGCTATCAGACCCGGTCAGGAATCTACCCAGGCGTGTTGTACCCAGGATCTATAGGTGGTCTTCCTCTGAATGAGACCACCATCGCCGAAGTGTTAAAGCCCCTGGGCTATGCTACAGCAGCGATAGGAAAGTGGCACCTAGGGCTTGGACACAATGGCATGTTTCTCCCAACCAAACAGGGCTTTGACCATTTCCTGGGGATCCCATACTCCCATGACATG GGCCCCTGTAAGAATCTGACTTGTTTCCCTCCAGATGTAAAGTGTTATGGATTGTGTGATATTAACACCGTAACCGTCCCGCTAATGCAGAATGAGGTCATCAAGCAACAACCAGTCAACTTCCTGGATCTGGAGAGGAGTTACAGTGACTTTGCAGCAAACTTCATAACCACATCGGTTGAGAAAAAACAACCATTCTTCCTCTACTATCCATCACAT CACACCCACTACCCCCAGTATGCAGGTATTGGGGCAGCTGGCCGATCTTTAAGGGGTCCGTTCGGGGATTCCCTGTTGGAGTTTGACAACACCGTAGGCCACCTGATGGCAACTCTGGAGAGGACAGGAGTGATCAACAACACATTGGTCTTCTTTACATCAGACAATGG GCCTGAACTAATGCGTATGTCCCGTGGAGGCAACGCTGGTCCTCTGAAATGTGGCAAAGGTACCACATATGAGGGAGGCATGAGAGAACCTGCCATCGCCTACTGGCCGGGGATCATCAAGCCAG GTGTTACTCATGAGATGGCCAGCACTCTAGATATCCTCCCCACATTGGCGCGCCTGGCAGGGGCTAAACTACCACCGGTGATGCTGGATGGGGTCGATATGACGGATATCCTTGTTAAACAAGGAAAG agcaAAAGGGAAGCCATGATGTTCTACCCTGTAGATCCCAGTGAAAAATATGGCCTCTTTGCTGTAAGGCTGGGGAAGTACAAGGCTCACTTCTATACACAAG GTGCTTTCCACAGCAGTACTACACCAGACAAAGACTGCCCAGAAACAGCAGTCCTCAAGGCTCACAACCCTCCTCTGATATTTGATCTGGAGGCTGACCCATGTGAGCATTATGCTCTGCCAGTAGATACACCTGACATCCAAACTGTGCTGGAACAGATCAAGAGTGTTAAGGAGCAATTTGAATCCTCCATGGTGTTTGGAGAGAGCCAAGTGGGAAAAGGAACAGACCCCAACCTCAGGCCGTGCTGCAACCCTGAGTGTAGCCCCAAACCTAGCTGCTGTCATTGTTGA